The proteins below come from a single Comamonas antarctica genomic window:
- a CDS encoding LysE family translocator → MPAVELTALLILAAAMSFSPGPNTTLAATLAANHGLRPSLRFVCAVPFGWCLLLLLTAAGVGALVLALPALRWAIKALGIGYLLWLALRLSRAGQLAQAQGHGLAVPFWQGVGLQFVNIKAWLLMFTVVGGWVAGHADAWQRLAVVLPVMAFFALASNLLYACIGALLRGWLAQGQRLLWFNRVMALLLVLTASWMLLA, encoded by the coding sequence ATGCCTGCCGTCGAACTCACTGCCCTGCTGATCCTGGCTGCCGCCATGAGCTTCAGCCCCGGCCCGAACACCACGCTGGCGGCCACGCTGGCCGCCAACCATGGACTGCGCCCCAGCCTGCGCTTCGTCTGCGCCGTGCCTTTTGGCTGGTGCCTGCTGCTGCTGCTCACCGCCGCGGGCGTGGGTGCGCTGGTGCTGGCGCTGCCGGCGCTGCGTTGGGCGATCAAGGCGCTGGGCATCGGCTACCTGCTGTGGCTGGCGCTGCGCCTGAGCCGCGCCGGCCAGCTGGCGCAGGCCCAGGGCCACGGGCTTGCCGTGCCGTTCTGGCAGGGCGTGGGCCTGCAATTCGTCAACATCAAGGCCTGGCTGCTGATGTTCACCGTGGTTGGCGGCTGGGTCGCGGGACATGCCGACGCCTGGCAGCGGCTGGCCGTGGTGCTGCCGGTCATGGCCTTCTTCGCGCTGGCCAGCAACCTGCTCTATGCCTGTATCGGCGCGCTGCTGCGCGGCTGGCTGGCGCAGGGGCAGCGGCTGCTGTGGTTCAACCGCGTGATGGCGCTGCTGCTGGTGCTGACCGCCAGCTGGATGCTGCTGGCCTGA